A stretch of the Prochlorococcus marinus str. MIT 0918 genome encodes the following:
- a CDS encoding methyltransferase family protein: protein MNFKNNLLINIFSEWGFSRKGFLNNQNGEWWLLLQIFIIIFHLIPAWPSSAGSPISIQITSSIFFTIGLYRSILSLISLGASLSPLPEPKKSANLVTTGLYKYCRHPLYQSILIMSASYGFYRFSLIHLTLFILLSAVLIIKARIEENKLKQIHKEYKNYIFDVPAIFPGIKFYDWRI from the coding sequence ATGAATTTCAAAAATAATTTATTAATCAATATATTCTCAGAATGGGGATTTAGTAGAAAAGGTTTTCTAAATAATCAAAATGGTGAATGGTGGTTATTACTTCAAATATTTATTATAATATTTCACTTAATACCAGCATGGCCTTCATCCGCAGGCTCTCCTATTTCTATACAAATTACTTCATCAATTTTTTTTACGATAGGTCTTTATAGATCAATTTTATCTCTAATATCTCTTGGCGCTAGTCTATCTCCACTTCCAGAGCCAAAGAAATCAGCTAATTTAGTAACTACTGGATTATACAAATACTGCAGACATCCTTTATATCAAAGTATATTAATAATGTCAGCAAGTTATGGTTTTTATAGATTTAGTTTAATCCATTTAACACTATTTATACTTTTAAGTGCTGTATTAATTATCAAAGCAAGAATAGAAGAAAATAAACTAAAACAAATTCATAAAGAATATAAAAACTATATTTTCGATGTGCCGGCTATATTTCCAGGGATTAAATTCTATGATTGGCGAATATAA